The genomic window AGCCGGTGCCGGCGACGCCGAAGGTGTAGACGTTCTTGGTCCCCATCACCTCGCGCAGCATCAGCTTGGCCTCGATCATGCCCCGCAGGACATCGGGCTGCATGTGGTCCGCCACCCCGGCGCTGGCAAAGCGCTGCAGCACGCGCGGGTCGGTATTGCCGGGTCCCGGGCCTGCTGCCAATGTGTTGGGGATTTCCAGCTGCGGAAAGATCGTCGCTTCGGTCATGCGCAATTTCCTTCAGTGCAAGTTTGTTTAACGGAACGAAACATGTTCTGGACATGTCTCACAACGTAAGATTATGCTGCATTGAGGTATCCATTCGGGCGGGGCAAAACCTACCCGAATGTATAGGGAGGAAGAATATGGGCCAGCATTTGCCGCCCCAGGGCGCCGGTTCGGGTCTGGACCGGCCGATGCGGACCGTGCGCAGCACCGAAACCGCAATTCCGGTGATTCTGGCCGACAGCAATCCGCTGGTCCTGTCCGCCATGTCCGAGGTGTTCGAGCGCGACGCGCGGTTCTCGCTGCTGGCGACATCCGCCACCGCCGAGGGCTTCCTGACCACCGCCCGCCGCGTGCCCGCCCGGGTCGGCATCGTCGACTGGGACCTGCCGGAAATGGGCGGCGCCCGGCTGATGGAACAGCTGCGCGAACAGGAGGACGCGCCCCGCATCATCGTCTATGCCCGCGAATCCAGCCAGGGCCACATCTCGGCCATGGGCGCGGGCGCGGCGGGCTTCGTCTCGCGCCATGGACCGGTCGAGGCGCTGCTGGACACCTGCGTCGCCGTCGCCGCCGGGCGGATGGTGTTTCCCTTTCTCGACGTGCGCGAATTGCAAAGGAACCCGCTGCATTCGCTGTCCCGGCGCGAGACCGACATGCTGTCCGCCCTGGCCCGAGGCATGACCAACCGCGAAATGTCAAAAGAGCTGGGAATTTCCCCCAATACGGTGAAGTTCCATTTGTCGAACCTTTATGACAAGCTGGCGGTGAAAAGCCGGGCTCAGGCGATCGCCTTTTTCTACTCGCAGCAACAGGGGGGGAATGCGCGGGGATAGGAGACGTCGTCTAGGACTTTTCTCCTTGTCAGAAATTTTATTTCTTGACAGGAAATAGAAATATTCTTTCCTTTGCGCGAACTTTACCCGGATAGGAGGCATCTTGCCATGAGTTTCTTTCCCATCGACCCCGCCCCGGCTCGTCTGAACCGCAGCGAGTTGGCGGTTCCCGGCAGCCAGCCGAACATGTTTGAAAAGGCTGCACAATCCGATGCAGACGTCGTGTTCCTCGACCTCGAGGACGCGGTGGCGCCGGACGAAAAGCCGCAGGCGCGCAAGAACATCATCAAGGCCCTGAACGAGCTCGACTGGGGCAAGAAGACCATGTCGCTGCGAATCAACGGGCTCGACACCCATTACATGTATCGCGACGTCGTCGACGTGGTCGAACAGGCCGGCGAGCGGCTGGACCTGATCATGATCCCGAAGGTCGGCACCGCCGCCGACGTCTATGCCGTCGACATGCTGGTGACCCAGATCGAGGACGCCAAGGGCTATAAAAAGCGCATCGGCTTCGAGCATATCATCGAGACCGCGCTGGGGATGCAGAACATCAACGAGATCGCCGCGGCCTCGAAACGCAACGAGAGCCTGCATTTCGGCGTCGCCGATTACGCCGCCTCGACCCGCGCCCGCACCACGGTGATCGGCGGCGTGAACGAGCATTACTCGGTGCTGACCGACAAGCTGGCCGACGGCTCGCGCCAGGTCCATTGGGGCGACATGTGGCATTACGCGCTGTCGCGCATGGTGGTGGCGGCCCGCGCCAACGGGCTGCGGCCGGTGGACGGCCCCTTCGGCGACTTCTCGGATCCCGATGGCTACAAGGCGGCCGCCTATCGCGCCGCGGTGCTGGGCTGCGAGGGCAAATGGGCGATCCACCCCAGCCAGATCGCGCTGGCGAACGAGGTGATGAGCCCCTCGGCCGCCGAGGTCGAGCGCGCACAGCGCATCCTCGACGCCATGGCCAAGGCCGAGGCCGAGGGCAAGGGCGCGGTGTCGCTGGACGGCCGGCTGATCGACTATGCCTCGATCCGCCAGGCCGAGGTGCTGGTCGCCAAAGCCCGGCAGATCGCGGCGTGAGCGTCGGCCTTGCCGAGATGCGGGCGCTGGCGGGGCGGCTTTACGCCGCCGCCGTCACCGCCGCCGACCCGGCCCTGGCCGTGCGTCGGCATTTCGAGCGCCACCCCGATCCCGGGGTGGCGGGCCACAGCACACTGATCGCCGTCGGCAAGGCCGCACCAGCCATGCTGGCCGAGGCCAGGGAACATGTCCGCGGCCCCGTCACCGCGCTGGCGGTGACGCATGAGGGCAACGAGACCACCGTTCCCGGCGCCCGGGTCCTGACCGCCAGCCACCCGGTGCCCAGCGAATCCGGCCTGCAGGCCGGCCGCGAGATCCTGGCGCTGCTGGACGCGGCCGGCGCCGCGGACCGGGTGCTGGCGCTGATCTCGGGCGGCGGCTCGGCGCTGATCCCGGCACCACGGGCACCGCTGACCCTGGCCGACAAGCAGGCGGTGAACCGGCTGCTGCTGGCCAGCGGCCTCGACATCACCGCGATGAACCTGGTCCGCCAGCAGCTTTCGGAACTGAAGGGCGGCGGCTTCCTGCGCCATGCCGCCCCTGCCCCGGTGACCGGTCTGATCCTGTCGGACGTGATCGGCAACGAATTGGGCGCGGTGGCCTCGGGCCCGACCACACCGCCGCTGGGGACGCGGCAGGATGCGCTGGCGCTGCTGACGCGGCACGGGCTGCTGGAGCAACTGCCTGCCGCGGTGCGGACATTGCTGGAAACGCCCGAAACCGCCGCGCCGCTTCCGGCGGCCGAAAACCATCTGATCGGCAGCAACGAGCAATCGCTGCAGGCGATGCGCGATGCGGTTGCCCCCGGCTGGACGGCGCGGATCGTCTCGGATCGGCTGGTCGGCGACGTGGCGGATGCCGCGGCAGAGATCGTGCGCGCCGCGCGCGAGGCCCCGGCCGACCGCCCGACCGCGCTGATCTTCGGCGGCGAGACGACGGTGACCCTGCGCGGCACCGGCAAGGGCGGCCGCAACCAGGAGCTGGCTTTGCGCTTGGCCGAGGCCATGCGCGACTGGAGCGGCGACTGGACCTTCCTCAGCGGCGGTACCGACGGCCGCGACGGCCCCACCGATGCGGCCGGCGGGCTGGTCGACGGCGGCACCATGGCCCGGATCGCGGCCGCGGGGCAGGACATGCAAGCGCTGCTGGCCAACAACGACAGCCACGCGGCGCTGGCTGCCGCCGGCGACCTGCTGCTGACCGGCGCCACCGGCACCAATGTCGCCGATGTCCAGGTGATGCTGCTGAACTGATCGCCCGGCATTGCACCGACGGCCCGGGGTGCTTCCCGGCCCGCCGGCGCAATGCCGAAGCGGATCATTCCCGTCGCGGCGAAAACCGCCATACTCGCCGAAGAGCGCGATCATGCCGTCGGCGAAGGTGCCGCGCCCCACCCAGTCGTCGTGGCCGCCGGCATATTTGCGCCAGTCCGCCGCCTAGCCCTTGATGCGCAGCATGTCGCGCAGGATACGCGACGCTTCCAGGATGCCCGCCAAGTCGCAGCGCCCGGTCTCGCACAGGCCGGCGGCCAGAAACAAGCGGATCGGCAGCCGCTCGCGTCGGGCGACCTGCTGCACGACCCAAGGCATGCGTCGCGGGCGACCCCCTTGGGCGCCCACCAGAACGGCCCCGGCATGGACAGCACGTTGCCGAAAGCGTCCGGGCGGCGCGCGGCCACCGTCGCGGCGGCCAGCCGGCCGTAGCTGGCACCGGCGGCCCGCACCGTGCGCGACAGGTCGGGCCGGATGCCCAGCCGCGCCGCCACCTGCGGCAACAGTTTATCGGCCAGCGCATCGGCGCGGGCCCTGTTTACACGGCCGCCGCCTGCAGCCGCCGACCTGTGGCCGGTGCGGCGACGAGGGCGCGGGCTAGAAACTCAGCGCGAAATGCTCGCCCATGTCGGGCTTGGCGCCGGTGACCTTGGACTTCGCGATCTCGTAGAGGAAGCGCATGCTGCCGCCGGTCAGCCAGATCTCGGCCCCGGCCAGGTCCAGCCGCATCAGCTGCAAGTCCGGGTCCTGCTTGCCTTCCTCGAACCAGGCCGAGGCGACGGAGTTCCACAGCTCGTCCAGCTTTGCGCGGTCGTCGGACAGCGCCAGCGTGCCGTCCAGCCGCGCGAACAGCCCGCCGGATTCGTCAGCGACCGCATGCAGTGCCGGTTTCCCGCCGCCCGCCACCGCCTGGACCAGATCGGTGCCCTTGGCGGTGATGAACCACAGTGCGCGGCCTTCGCGGTCGGCATAATGCGACATCGGCACCAGCCGCGGCGCCTCGACCAGGCCCAGCATGCCGGAATTCACCTTTTCCAGCCGGTCCCAGAACCGGTCGGCCTGTTCTTCGTGATCGGTCATCGCGACCTCCTTTCGTTGCCGGCTCAACGGGCGGCGAAGGCGGCGGTTCCTTGGCGCGGATTTAGCATTTGTTTAGCGACGCGGCGACACGCTTGACGAACAAAATGGGAACATGGAAGCTGGCGGCATGGCCCCACGCATCTTGCAAGACAAGCTCGCCATCCTGGCGGACGCCGCGAAATACGACGCCTCCTGCGCATCGAGCGGCGGGCAACGCCGGGATGCGCGCCGGGGCGGGCTGGGCTCGTCGGGGGGCAGCGGCATCTGCCACGCCTATACGCCGGACGGGCGCTGCATCTCGCTGCTGAAGATATTGCTGACGAATTTCTGCATCTTCGACTGCGCCTATTGCATCAACCGTGTCTCCTCCAACGTCGAGCGGGCACGGTTCACGCCCGAGGAGGTGGTCTCGCTGACGCTGGAATTCTATCGCCGCAACTATATCGAGGGGCTGTTTCTGTCCTCGGGCATCGTCCGCTCGGCCGACCAGACCATGGCCGAGATGGTCCGCATCGCCCGCAGCCTGCGGCAGGACCACGGCTTTCACGGCTATATCCACCTCAAGACCATCCCCGAGGCGTCGCCCGAACTGATCCGCGAAGCGGGGCTTCATGCCGACCGGCTGTCGATCAACGTCGAGCTGCCGCAGGACGCCAGCCTGCGCCGCCTTGCCCCCGAAAAGCGGCCGCAGACCATCCGCACCGCCATGGCGCAGGTGCGGCTGGAGACCGAGGCGGCCGGCGACCGGACCCATACCGGCCGCAAGCCCCCGCGCTTTGCCCCGGCGGGCCAAAGCACGCAGATGATCGTCGGCGCGGATGGCGCGGACGACGTGGCGATCCTGGACAGCGCCAGCCGGCTTTACAGCGGCTATCGGCTGCGGCGGGTCTATTATTCCGGCTTCAGCCCGATCCCCGACGCCTCGGCCGCGCTGCCGCTGGTCAAGCCGCCGCTGATGCGCGAACACCGGCTGTATCAGGCCGACTGGCTGCTTCGCTTCTATGGCTTCACGGCCGAGGACATCGGCACCGCCGCGCCGGGCGGACACCTGGACCTGCAACTGGATCCGAAACTGGCCTGGGCGCTGCAGAACCGCGCGCTGTTCCCGGTCGCGGTGAACGCCGCCCCGCGCGAGATGCTGCTGCGGGTGCCGGGCTTCGGCATCCGCATCGTCGAGCGCATCCTGGCCGCGCGGCGGGACCGGGCGCTGCGGGTCGAGGACCTGGCGTGGATGGGGGCGCTGGTCAGGAAGGCCCGGCCCTTCATCATGGTCCCCGGCTGGTCGCCCGGCGCGCTGACGGACGCCGCCGATCTGCGGGCGCGCTTCGCGCCGCCGCCGCGGCAGCTGGCGCTGCTGTGACCTATGCCGTCGCCCTGCCCGAGCGCGGCAGTTTCGAGGCCTGGCGTGCCGCCGCCCGCTGCGCCATCGGCCACGGCATCGCGCCCGAGCGGATCGACTGGGCCGGCAACACCGGGCTGTTCGCCGCCCCGCCCCTGCCCGATTACAACGGTCCGCCGCCTCGGGTGCCCGCGGGTTTCCCGGCGCTGGCCCGCAGCGTTTCCTGGCACGCGGCGCCGCAGCGCTTCGCCCTGCTCTACCAGGCGCTCTGGCGGCTGCACCGGGGCGATGGCAATCCGCTGTCCCATGCCGATCCCTTGGGGCGGCGGCTGCAGCTGATGGCCAAGGCGGTCGGGCGCGACATCCACAAGATGCACGCCTTCCTGCGCTTTCGCGAACTGCCCGCGCCCGGCCCCCGCCGCAGCTTCGCCGCCTGGTTCGAGCCCGAGCACGACACGCTGGAGCCGGCGAGCCCGTTCTTCGCACGCCGCTTCGCCGATATGGACTGGCTGATCGTCACGCCGCGGCTCAGCGCCCGCTTTCGCGACGGCGCGCTGGTCTTCGGCCCCGGCGGCGACCGCCCCGACCTGCCGGAAGATGCCGCCGAACCGCTTTGGGCGACCTATTTCGCCAATATCTTCAATCCGGCCCGGATCAAGCTGGCGGCGATGCGGTCCGAGATGCCGCGGAAATACTGGAAGAACCTGCCCGAGACCCGGCTGATCCCGCAGATGCTGGCCGGGGCCGAGGCGCGGGTGCAGCGCATGCATGCGGCCGGCGCCGCCGCGCCCCGCCCCGGCGCCGCCCCGGTCCTGGCCCGCTATCGCGCCGCCATGCCGCAGGCGCCGGATTGCCCCCAGACTCTGGACGAGGCGCGGGCCGCCGCGCTGCAATGCCGCCGCTGCGGGCTGTGCGAGGCCGCGACGCAGACCGTCTGGGGCGAGGGGCCGGCCGATGCCCCCCTGATGATCGTGGGCGAGCAGCCCGGCGACCACGAGGACCTGGCCGGCCGCCCCTTCGTCGGTCCCGCGGGCCGGCTGCTGCGTCAGGTCATGGCCGAGGCCGGTCTGGACCCCGGCCGCGCCTGGCTGACCAATGCCGTCAAGCATTTCAAGTTCGCGCCCCGCGGCAAGCGCCGGCTGCACCGCAATCCCGATGCGACCGAGATCCGGCATTGCCGCTGGTGGCTGGGGCTGGAACTGGCATTGGTGCGGCCCCGCGTCACGCTGGCGCTCGGCGCCTCGGCCGCGCTGGCGCTGACCGGTGACGACAGCCCGCTGGCCGGGCGCCGCGGCCGGGTCGAAACCGGGCTGCACGGCGGGCCGGTGCTGCCGTCCTGGCATCCGGCCTATGTGCTGCGCCTGCCCGATCCGGATCAGGCGGCGCAGGCACGGGCCCAGCTTGCCGCGGATCTGGCCGCCGCCCTGCGCCTGGCCGCGCTGGAACAAACCCGCCCGGCCGACGTTGCCCCCGCAGCCCGGGCACAGACGCCCGCCCCTCCCCACCTTTGAAGAAGGCAGGCAAGATGGCACAGAAATCCTATTCCACCGGAACCGGCAACGGCGGCGAGACCCAGCAGCGCGGCGGCGAGGCGCTGACCACCAACCACGGCATCGCCATTTCGGACAACCAGAACAGCCTGCGCGCGGGCGCGCGCGGCCCGACCCTGCTGGAAGATTTCGTCCTGCGCGAGAAGATCTTCCACTTCGACCATGAGCGCATCCCCGAGCGCATCGTCCACGCCCGCGGCTCGGTCGCGCATGGGACCTTCGAATGCATCGACCCGATCCCGGACCTGACCCGGGCCAGCCTGTTTGCCGAAAAGGGCAAGAAGACGCCGGTGATCGTACGCTTCTCGACCGTGGCCGGGGGCGCCGGTTCGGTGGACACCCCGCGCGACGTGCGCGGCTTCGCGACCAAGTTCTATACCGACGAAGGCAACTGGGACCTGGTCGGCAACAATATCCCGGTGTTCTTCATCCAGGACGCGATCAAGTTCCCGGACCTGGTGCATTCGGTCAAGATGGAGGCCGACCGCGGCTATCCGCAGGCGGCGACCGCGCATGACACCTTCTGGGATTTCGTGTCGCTGATGCCGGAAACCCTGCACACGGTGATCTGGGCCATGTCCGACCGCGCCATCCCGCGCAGCTTCCGCATGATGCAGGGCTTCGGCGTGCACAGCTTCAAGCTGGTGAACGCGGATGGCGAAGAGCGCTTCGTCAAGTTCCATTGGAGGCCGCGGCTGGGCGTCCAGTCGCTGGTCTGGGACGAAAGCGCCAAGATGCAGGGCGCCGACAACGACTATCACCGCCGCGACCTCTACGAGG from Paracoccus aminovorans includes these protein-coding regions:
- a CDS encoding UdgX family uracil-DNA binding protein (This protein belongs to the uracil DNA glycosylase superfamily, members of which act in excision repair of DNA. However, it belongs more specifically to UdgX branch, whose founding member was found to bind uracil in DNA (where it does not belong), without cleaving it, appears to promote DNA repair by a pathway involving RecA, rather than base excision.), producing the protein MTYAVALPERGSFEAWRAAARCAIGHGIAPERIDWAGNTGLFAAPPLPDYNGPPPRVPAGFPALARSVSWHAAPQRFALLYQALWRLHRGDGNPLSHADPLGRRLQLMAKAVGRDIHKMHAFLRFRELPAPGPRRSFAAWFEPEHDTLEPASPFFARRFADMDWLIVTPRLSARFRDGALVFGPGGDRPDLPEDAAEPLWATYFANIFNPARIKLAAMRSEMPRKYWKNLPETRLIPQMLAGAEARVQRMHAAGAAAPRPGAAPVLARYRAAMPQAPDCPQTLDEARAAALQCRRCGLCEAATQTVWGEGPADAPLMIVGEQPGDHEDLAGRPFVGPAGRLLRQVMAEAGLDPGRAWLTNAVKHFKFAPRGKRRLHRNPDATEIRHCRWWLGLELALVRPRVTLALGASAALALTGDDSPLAGRRGRVETGLHGGPVLPSWHPAYVLRLPDPDQAAQARAQLAADLAAALRLAALEQTRPADVAPAARAQTPAPPHL
- a CDS encoding glycerate kinase type-2 family protein, which encodes MSVGLAEMRALAGRLYAAAVTAADPALAVRRHFERHPDPGVAGHSTLIAVGKAAPAMLAEAREHVRGPVTALAVTHEGNETTVPGARVLTASHPVPSESGLQAGREILALLDAAGAADRVLALISGGGSALIPAPRAPLTLADKQAVNRLLLASGLDITAMNLVRQQLSELKGGGFLRHAAPAPVTGLILSDVIGNELGAVASGPTTPPLGTRQDALALLTRHGLLEQLPAAVRTLLETPETAAPLPAAENHLIGSNEQSLQAMRDAVAPGWTARIVSDRLVGDVADAAAEIVRAAREAPADRPTALIFGGETTVTLRGTGKGGRNQELALRLAEAMRDWSGDWTFLSGGTDGRDGPTDAAGGLVDGGTMARIAAAGQDMQALLANNDSHAALAAAGDLLLTGATGTNVADVQVMLLN
- a CDS encoding HpcH/HpaI aldolase/citrate lyase family protein; the encoded protein is MSFFPIDPAPARLNRSELAVPGSQPNMFEKAAQSDADVVFLDLEDAVAPDEKPQARKNIIKALNELDWGKKTMSLRINGLDTHYMYRDVVDVVEQAGERLDLIMIPKVGTAADVYAVDMLVTQIEDAKGYKKRIGFEHIIETALGMQNINEIAAASKRNESLHFGVADYAASTRARTTVIGGVNEHYSVLTDKLADGSRQVHWGDMWHYALSRMVVAARANGLRPVDGPFGDFSDPDGYKAAAYRAAVLGCEGKWAIHPSQIALANEVMSPSAAEVERAQRILDAMAKAEAEGKGAVSLDGRLIDYASIRQAEVLVAKARQIAA
- a CDS encoding pyridoxamine 5'-phosphate oxidase family protein; the protein is MTDHEEQADRFWDRLEKVNSGMLGLVEAPRLVPMSHYADREGRALWFITAKGTDLVQAVAGGGKPALHAVADESGGLFARLDGTLALSDDRAKLDELWNSVASAWFEEGKQDPDLQLMRLDLAGAEIWLTGGSMRFLYEIAKSKVTGAKPDMGEHFALSF
- a CDS encoding response regulator transcription factor; this encodes MRTVRSTETAIPVILADSNPLVLSAMSEVFERDARFSLLATSATAEGFLTTARRVPARVGIVDWDLPEMGGARLMEQLREQEDAPRIIVYARESSQGHISAMGAGAAGFVSRHGPVEALLDTCVAVAAGRMVFPFLDVRELQRNPLHSLSRRETDMLSALARGMTNREMSKELGISPNTVKFHLSNLYDKLAVKSRAQAIAFFYSQQQGGNARG
- a CDS encoding putative DNA modification/repair radical SAM protein; translation: MAPRILQDKLAILADAAKYDASCASSGGQRRDARRGGLGSSGGSGICHAYTPDGRCISLLKILLTNFCIFDCAYCINRVSSNVERARFTPEEVVSLTLEFYRRNYIEGLFLSSGIVRSADQTMAEMVRIARSLRQDHGFHGYIHLKTIPEASPELIREAGLHADRLSINVELPQDASLRRLAPEKRPQTIRTAMAQVRLETEAAGDRTHTGRKPPRFAPAGQSTQMIVGADGADDVAILDSASRLYSGYRLRRVYYSGFSPIPDASAALPLVKPPLMREHRLYQADWLLRFYGFTAEDIGTAAPGGHLDLQLDPKLAWALQNRALFPVAVNAAPREMLLRVPGFGIRIVERILAARRDRALRVEDLAWMGALVRKARPFIMVPGWSPGALTDAADLRARFAPPPRQLALL